One Pectobacterium cacticida genomic window, GGCGAAGTCCATAAACCGTTGTGCGCCGTTGGCGAACCAGCCCATGTACGTAAAGCCGTGGTAAAAATCGACGCGTCGTTGGTGGCGTAAACCGCGAGAACCATTGCCCTCCCTGTGCTGAGGAGGGCGCCTCTCTTAATTCTGAGCCAGTGTCGCAACCATGACGGCTTTGATGGTGTGCATGCGGTTTTCCGCCTGATCGAACACGATGCTGTGTTCGGATTCGAAGACGTCATCCGTGACTTCCATTCCGCCGTGTAGGCCGTATTGTTCCGCCATTTGTTGACCCACGGTGGTCTGGTCATCATGGAATGCGGGCAGGCAATGCAGAAATTTTACCTGTGGATTCCCGGTTGCGGCGAGCATCGCCCTGTTGACCTGATACGGTTTCAGCAGCGCGATGCGTTCTTTCCACGTTTCCTTTGGCTCCCCCATGGAAACCCAGACATCCGTATAAATGAAATCAGCGCCCGCCACGCCAGCGGCGATATCTTCTGTCAGCGTAATGTTGCCGCCGGTTTGTTGCGCAGCGGCCTGGCACTCCGCCACCAGACTCGCATCCGGCCAGCAGGCTTTTGGCGCAACAAGACGTAAATCCAGCCCGGTCAATGCCGCCGCCTCCAGCATCGTATTGCCCATATTGTTGCGCGCATCGCCGACGTAGACGAGCGTCATTTCCGACAGCGTTTTACCCGGCAAATGTTCTTGCATCGTCAGCAAATCCGCCAGCAACTGCGTAGGGTGAAATTCATTTGTCAGCCCGTTCCAGACTGGCACGCCGGCGTATTGCGCCAGCGTTTCGACAATATGCTGTCCGTGACCGCGATATTGTATACCGTCGTACATTCTGCCCAGTACCCGCGCCGTATCCTTGAGCGATTCTTTATGGCCGATTTGGCTACCGCTGGGGCCGAGATAGGTGACTTGTGCGCCCTGATCGTATGCAGCAACTTCGAAAGAGCAGCGAGTACGAGTCGAATCTTTTTCGAAGATGAGTGCGATATTTTTACCTTGCAGGCGGCGGATTTCCGTCCCCTTTTTTTTATCGGCCTTTAATTGTGCTGATAGGGCTAAAAGATGGGCGAGCTCTTTGGGTGTGAAATCCATTAATCTTAAAAAATGGCGTTTGTAGAACGATTGCATAATAGTTGTCTCCGTGTGGTTTAATTCCACTGGCTGAATTTTAATTCACTTTATATGTGTAATTATTCAAATTCAAGAGGTGGTAGTAAACTTTGTGGTGGAGCAGTCCGCAGGGCTGTGGGACAATAAGCCTTATTGCATCGATTAATGAGGACTGAGGCATGGCAAACCGCCTATTACTGGAAGAGCAACGGGAAGAAACACGCCTAATCATTGAAGAATTGCTGGATGATGGCAGCGATCCTGACGCGCTCTATACCATTGAACACCACTTCTCGGCGGAGAAGTTTGACGTGTTAGAAAAAGTCGCTGTAGAAGCCTTCAAGCTGGGTTATGAAGTTACGGATGCGGAAGAGCTGGAAGTAGAAGATGGCGTATTGCTGATGTGCTGTGATGCCGTTAGTGAGGTGGCGCTTAATGCGGATCTGATTGACTCGCAGGTAGAGCAACTGATGGCATTGGCGGAGCGCTATGGTGTGAATTACGA contains:
- the argF gene encoding ornithine carbamoyltransferase; the encoded protein is MQSFYKRHFLRLMDFTPKELAHLLALSAQLKADKKKGTEIRRLQGKNIALIFEKDSTRTRCSFEVAAYDQGAQVTYLGPSGSQIGHKESLKDTARVLGRMYDGIQYRGHGQHIVETLAQYAGVPVWNGLTNEFHPTQLLADLLTMQEHLPGKTLSEMTLVYVGDARNNMGNTMLEAAALTGLDLRLVAPKACWPDASLVAECQAAAQQTGGNITLTEDIAAGVAGADFIYTDVWVSMGEPKETWKERIALLKPYQVNRAMLAATGNPQVKFLHCLPAFHDDQTTVGQQMAEQYGLHGGMEVTDDVFESEHSIVFDQAENRMHTIKAVMVATLAQN
- the rraB gene encoding ribonuclease E inhibitor RraB, whose product is MANRLLLEEQREETRLIIEELLDDGSDPDALYTIEHHFSAEKFDVLEKVAVEAFKLGYEVTDAEELEVEDGVLLMCCDAVSEVALNADLIDSQVEQLMALAERYGVNYDGWGTYFEDPNGDDDDDDEEGDNDFYDEDDDGKRH